The following are from one region of the Hymenobacter radiodurans genome:
- a CDS encoding Gfo/Idh/MocA family protein, whose translation MKTFDNTSFSSASASTSRRDFLRHASLGLGGILLGTSGLAGSLSGLEANSFGPASLEAWQAGKQLNVALVGLGNYSTGQLAPALQETKLCRLAGIVTGSPEKVPVWKAKYNIPDKNVYDYKSFDRIIDNPDIDIVYVVLPIAMHAEYTIRALQAGKHVICEKPMAMTPAECRQMIEAAKKANKKFSIGYRLHFEPHHQEVMRLGQKEIYGPIKRLVADNGYVFSNDTPWRVDKELAGGGPLVDLGIYCVQGVVYTKGQIPASVTAKFAPKPANNQYFKEVEAGVNWQFQFADGSVADCRTSYAESLPNRLQAEAAKGKFELSPAFGYGGIKGTTSKGPMNIQNVNQQALQMDNFADCILNNKPTRVPGEMGLRDVQLMAAIYRAAETGQKVSTKDVQNIIDRTNSR comes from the coding sequence ATGAAAACCTTCGACAACACTTCCTTTTCCTCTGCCAGTGCTTCCACCTCCCGCCGCGACTTTCTGCGGCACGCCTCACTAGGCCTGGGGGGCATTTTGCTGGGCACATCGGGGCTGGCTGGCTCGCTTTCTGGGTTAGAGGCAAACAGCTTTGGGCCGGCTAGTTTGGAAGCGTGGCAGGCGGGCAAGCAGCTGAATGTGGCGCTGGTGGGGTTGGGCAATTACAGCACCGGACAGCTGGCGCCTGCCTTGCAGGAAACCAAGCTGTGCCGCTTGGCCGGCATCGTGACGGGCTCGCCGGAGAAAGTGCCGGTGTGGAAAGCCAAGTATAATATCCCCGACAAAAACGTCTACGACTACAAGTCGTTTGACCGCATCATCGACAACCCTGATATTGATATAGTGTACGTGGTGCTGCCCATTGCCATGCACGCCGAATACACGATTCGAGCCTTGCAGGCGGGCAAGCACGTGATCTGCGAAAAGCCGATGGCCATGACGCCCGCCGAGTGCCGACAGATGATTGAGGCCGCCAAAAAAGCTAACAAGAAATTTAGCATCGGCTACCGCCTGCACTTCGAGCCCCACCACCAGGAAGTGATGCGTTTAGGCCAGAAGGAAATCTATGGCCCCATCAAGCGCCTGGTGGCCGACAATGGGTACGTATTCAGCAACGATACGCCCTGGCGCGTGGATAAGGAACTGGCCGGTGGCGGTCCACTGGTGGACTTAGGAATTTACTGTGTACAAGGCGTGGTGTACACCAAAGGCCAGATTCCGGCTTCCGTGACGGCCAAGTTTGCGCCCAAGCCCGCCAATAATCAATATTTCAAGGAAGTGGAGGCCGGCGTGAACTGGCAGTTCCAGTTTGCTGATGGCTCCGTGGCCGATTGCCGCACCAGCTACGCCGAAAGCCTGCCCAACCGCCTCCAAGCCGAGGCGGCCAAAGGCAAGTTTGAACTCTCGCCAGCCTTTGGCTATGGTGGTATAAAAGGCACAACCAGCAAGGGCCCGATGAACATCCAGAATGTAAATCAGCAGGCTCTGCAAATGGACAACTTTGCCGACTGTATTCTCAACAACAAGCCCACCCGCGTGCCCGGCGAAATGGGCCTGCGCGACGTGCAGCTGATGGCCGCCATCTACCGCGCCGCCGAAACCGGCCAGAAAGTATCGACCAAGGATGTGCAGAATATCATCGACCGCACGAATAGCCGGTAA
- a CDS encoding DUF2306 domain-containing protein — protein MELLHQANIGLHIVCGTLAMLFGLVPMVGRKGGASHRRFGRWFLGATAGVLATAVLGLAVFNFRGYLVGIVLLSVYQAWSGYRAVLTRTTGPTRLDGWLATGALVSSVVLVACLKAIELVWTPGIIYSTLGALVVMTLYDLARFRFVPLWRRTLWRYDHLWKMISAYFALVSAFTGTVLPQYKPYSQFGPSVVGITLVVGFGLYYALRPTAAQPNLSTNSRSA, from the coding sequence ATGGAGCTGCTGCATCAGGCTAATATCGGCTTACACATCGTGTGCGGCACGCTGGCTATGCTGTTTGGCCTCGTGCCCATGGTGGGGCGCAAGGGCGGCGCGAGCCACCGTCGCTTTGGGCGGTGGTTTCTGGGGGCTACTGCGGGCGTGCTCGCGACGGCGGTGCTGGGGCTGGCGGTGTTCAATTTTCGCGGTTATCTAGTCGGAATCGTGCTGTTGAGCGTGTACCAGGCGTGGTCGGGGTATAGGGCGGTGCTCACGCGCACTACGGGTCCTACCCGGTTGGATGGCTGGTTGGCCACCGGGGCTTTGGTAAGTAGTGTGGTGCTGGTAGCTTGCCTCAAAGCCATTGAGCTGGTCTGGACGCCGGGCATTATCTATTCTACCCTTGGTGCTTTGGTAGTGATGACGCTCTATGATCTGGCGCGTTTTCGTTTTGTGCCGCTGTGGCGTCGCACGTTGTGGCGCTACGACCATCTGTGGAAGATGATTAGCGCCTATTTTGCCTTAGTATCGGCTTTCACGGGCACGGTGCTGCCCCAGTATAAGCCCTATAGCCAGTTTGGGCCGTCGGTGGTGGGCATAACGCTGGTAGTGGGCTTTGGGCTGTATTATGCTCTGCGTCCAACAGCCGCTCAGCCCAATTTATCAACGAATAGCCGTTCTGCCTGA
- a CDS encoding EamA family transporter, with product MWIVFSLLAAVSAAVVVTLSKAGIKNVDSSLAFAIQSVLILVVAWSVVAYQGNLPDVSRIDRRSLTFLVIAGVVTCVSSLLSFQALKLGEASRASPLDKISLVFSIILAVVFLKEKINWQVIVGALLMAAGALFIALAKPSSN from the coding sequence ATGTGGATTGTCTTTTCGTTGTTAGCAGCCGTGTCGGCGGCTGTGGTAGTCACCCTTTCCAAGGCCGGCATTAAAAACGTCGATTCTAGCCTCGCCTTTGCCATTCAGTCAGTGTTGATTCTGGTTGTGGCCTGGAGCGTGGTTGCGTATCAGGGCAATCTGCCCGATGTATCGCGCATCGACCGGCGCAGCCTGACGTTTCTGGTTATTGCCGGCGTCGTGACGTGCGTGTCGTCGCTGCTGTCGTTTCAGGCCCTCAAGCTTGGTGAGGCCTCGCGTGCTTCGCCTTTGGATAAAATATCGCTGGTATTCTCGATAATTCTGGCCGTCGTTTTCCTGAAAGAAAAGATCAACTGGCAGGTAATTGTGGGCGCACTGCTGATGGCCGCGGGCGCGCTCTTTATCGCCTTGGCTAAACCTTCGTCAAACTAA
- a CDS encoding LytR/AlgR family response regulator transcription factor, which translates to MSTLPALRALLIEDEPLAARRLTELLRRQTPAVEVISTAESVAAAKVLLDTLQPAPDVLFLDIHLADGLSFELFEQTTVPCPVIFTTAYDQYAIRAFKVNSVDYLLKPIDASELEAAVQKLRRSRSAAQAATPATAFDPALLAQVLQQMQVRPAYKEQFVVRVGEHLKTIATEQIAYFFSLEKATLLQTRENRRFVVDYTLEQLEGLLDPRQFFRLNRTYLAQASAIQDIIHYTNSRLQTVLQHCPEGPVLVSRERVPAFKAWLDR; encoded by the coding sequence ATGTCTACTTTACCTGCGCTTCGAGCCCTACTTATTGAAGATGAGCCCCTGGCGGCTCGGCGTCTGACGGAGCTGTTGCGGCGTCAGACGCCAGCGGTGGAGGTGATAAGCACGGCCGAATCGGTGGCGGCGGCCAAGGTGTTGCTCGATACCCTACAACCCGCGCCCGACGTGTTGTTTCTGGATATTCACCTGGCCGATGGGTTGAGCTTTGAGCTGTTCGAGCAAACTACGGTGCCCTGTCCGGTTATCTTCACCACCGCCTACGACCAGTATGCTATTCGGGCTTTCAAGGTGAATAGCGTGGATTATCTGCTCAAACCCATTGATGCCAGTGAGTTGGAAGCTGCCGTGCAGAAGCTGCGCCGTTCACGCAGTGCCGCCCAAGCGGCCACGCCCGCTACAGCTTTCGACCCGGCCTTGCTGGCGCAGGTATTACAGCAGATGCAAGTCCGGCCAGCCTATAAAGAGCAGTTTGTGGTGCGAGTGGGCGAGCACCTCAAAACTATTGCCACGGAGCAGATAGCCTACTTTTTTAGCCTCGAAAAAGCTACTCTGCTCCAAACCCGCGAGAACCGCCGGTTCGTGGTGGACTATACGCTCGAGCAGCTGGAAGGCTTGCTCGATCCGCGCCAGTTCTTCCGCCTCAACCGCACATATCTGGCGCAGGCCAGCGCCATTCAGGACATTATTCACTACACCAACTCCCGCCTCCAAACCGTGCTCCAGCATTGCCCCGAAGGGCCGGTGCTGGTAAGCCGCGAGCGAGTGCCCGCGTTCAAAGCGTGGCTGGATAGGTAG
- a CDS encoding amidohydrolase family protein: MKLRNLTAACSLALFLTNCAAVKSDNADLVITHVNVIDVLTGTVQPDQNVVIANGLIQRIESAQKAPQRASQRVDGTGKYLMPGLWDMHVHFRGGDTLTEANKNLLPLYMAHGITTVRDAGGDLTPAVYAWREQINAGNLAGPRIFTSGPKIDGPGGTWPGSLGVETPAQITAALDSLQKLKVDYVKIYESKISGEAFLNVISEAEKRGLKTTGHMPYTVTLREASERGLDASEHLYYVFKGCSSREDSLTTAIKQSLLTSKPLGLFAVLPTIYKTYDPTVAAAMFKTLADRKTAVVPTLFIQKTLANITEQDHARDTMLAYIDPRIQATYMGRYNNAKRQPKETVAFGKKLSAKFMSMIPEMQAAGVTILAGSDSGPFNSFVYPGASLQGELELLVQAGLTPAQALRAATINGATFMGVADKSGSIGPGKYADLVLLNQNPLTDISNIKKIDTVISRGKLYSAKELAESLRKIKHN, encoded by the coding sequence ATGAAACTACGCAACCTCACTGCTGCCTGCTCGCTCGCCTTGTTTCTGACAAATTGTGCCGCAGTAAAATCAGATAATGCTGATCTGGTTATCACCCACGTCAATGTGATTGATGTGCTAACCGGCACCGTGCAGCCCGATCAGAATGTGGTCATTGCAAACGGCCTGATTCAACGAATAGAGAGCGCCCAAAAAGCCCCCCAGCGCGCTTCACAGCGCGTAGATGGCACGGGTAAATACCTGATGCCGGGCTTATGGGATATGCACGTGCACTTTCGGGGTGGCGACACGCTGACGGAGGCCAACAAAAACCTGTTGCCGCTGTATATGGCGCATGGTATTACCACCGTACGCGACGCGGGCGGCGACTTGACGCCAGCCGTTTACGCCTGGCGTGAGCAGATTAATGCCGGCAACTTAGCAGGGCCCAGAATCTTCACTTCCGGCCCCAAGATCGATGGTCCGGGCGGCACCTGGCCGGGCTCGTTGGGAGTTGAAACGCCCGCTCAGATAACCGCCGCGCTGGATTCCTTGCAGAAACTAAAGGTAGATTACGTCAAGATTTACGAAAGCAAAATTTCGGGGGAAGCTTTCCTGAACGTTATTTCCGAAGCCGAAAAGCGCGGGCTCAAAACGACGGGGCACATGCCCTACACCGTCACGCTGCGCGAGGCTTCGGAGCGCGGCCTCGATGCCAGCGAGCACCTGTATTATGTATTCAAAGGCTGCTCCTCGCGCGAAGACAGCCTGACAACCGCCATCAAGCAGAGCCTGCTCACATCTAAGCCGTTGGGCCTGTTCGCGGTGCTGCCCACCATTTATAAAACCTATGACCCAACGGTAGCGGCCGCGATGTTCAAAACCCTGGCCGACCGCAAAACGGCCGTGGTGCCAACATTATTTATCCAGAAAACGCTGGCTAATATAACCGAGCAAGACCACGCCCGCGACACGATGCTTGCCTACATCGACCCCCGAATTCAGGCTACTTACATGGGCCGCTACAACAACGCGAAGCGCCAACCCAAAGAGACCGTTGCATTCGGCAAAAAACTCTCGGCCAAATTCATGTCGATGATACCGGAAATGCAGGCCGCCGGCGTCACCATTCTGGCCGGCTCCGACAGCGGCCCGTTCAACTCGTTTGTGTATCCGGGTGCGTCGTTGCAGGGCGAGCTAGAGCTGCTGGTGCAGGCCGGACTTACTCCCGCGCAGGCGTTGCGCGCAGCCACCATCAACGGCGCTACGTTTATGGGCGTGGCCGATAAGTCGGGCAGCATCGGACCCGGCAAATACGCTGATCTGGTGCTGCTAAATCAGAACCCGTTGACCGATATCAGCAACATCAAAAAAATTGACACAGTTATTTCGCGCGGCAAGCTTTATTCGGCCAAAGAGTTGGCGGAATCGTTGAGGAAAATCAAGCACAACTAA
- a CDS encoding T9SS type A sorting domain-containing protein encodes MKKHYMKPLLLGTLALALVSETPALAQGKSQERGAGAAKSKKSKISADLMKVAENQAAKSQRSAPVVSQVEGLTATSDVQIFDGYVVIEATALEGNASGLLQELQAQGLKDGASYGVMVSGLFPIDKLAGLEAVSSLRFVRPAYTPARNVGAVTSQGDVSLKSDLVRAQYGVSGAGVKVGILSDSYNNRNGAAAGVASGDLPANVQVLADLPSGGSDEGRGMAELVHDVAPGADIAFHTAFLGQASFAQGIIRLEEAGSRMIVDDVIFFAEPFFEDGIIAQAAEEVVDRGSSYFSSAGNQGQQSYQAPYANSGIVVPGLDGTAHAFAPGDVRQSITIPARGSLTISLQWTDPFFSANGVIGAKTDMDMYLFFNGSLVALSAADNIANGDPVEILGVSSPFATPITLELVITKFAGPDPKLLKYINYGSTPLAVEYDTRSSTIAGHANAEKVIAVGASAYFNTPQFNPNTPRPIINGFSSLGGTPIYFEDGVELKKPQIYQKPEVTGPDGANTTFFPVGGDSPIDADAFPNFFGTSAAAPHVAAVGALMLGGVVGNLPPTQIRKRLISSALDMDNPLTPGVFDTGFDFKTGYGFVQADVIFEELKNRVRSESLTAVAASSIKGSGSLPIGTEASVYPNPSTGEVTFNVVAADNQPISVVVSDLSGREVFRTKGTQRLSLTQNLGSLPKGMYITKFEVAGRSSSQKLVIQ; translated from the coding sequence ATGAAAAAACATTACATGAAGCCACTACTGCTAGGCACATTAGCTCTCGCATTAGTTAGCGAAACCCCAGCACTGGCTCAGGGAAAAAGTCAGGAAAGAGGCGCAGGTGCAGCCAAAAGCAAGAAATCCAAAATTTCGGCCGATCTGATGAAGGTGGCCGAAAATCAGGCAGCTAAGTCGCAACGCTCCGCCCCTGTTGTCAGTCAGGTAGAAGGTTTAACGGCTACATCTGACGTGCAGATTTTTGACGGCTATGTCGTTATTGAGGCCACCGCTCTTGAAGGCAACGCAAGTGGCCTATTGCAGGAGTTGCAGGCCCAAGGTCTGAAAGACGGCGCCTCATATGGAGTAATGGTTTCGGGCCTGTTCCCGATTGACAAGCTGGCAGGGCTGGAAGCCGTTAGCTCGCTACGGTTTGTGCGCCCAGCCTACACACCGGCCCGCAACGTGGGCGCCGTAACCAGCCAAGGCGACGTATCGCTAAAGTCGGACCTGGTACGGGCACAGTATGGCGTTTCGGGGGCAGGTGTGAAAGTGGGTATTCTCTCCGATAGCTACAATAACAGGAATGGGGCCGCGGCCGGAGTAGCCAGCGGCGACTTGCCAGCCAACGTGCAGGTGCTAGCAGATCTACCCAGTGGCGGCAGCGACGAAGGCCGCGGCATGGCCGAACTGGTGCACGACGTAGCTCCCGGCGCCGACATTGCCTTCCACACGGCTTTTCTGGGTCAGGCTAGCTTTGCCCAAGGCATTATTCGGTTGGAGGAAGCCGGAAGCCGCATGATTGTGGACGATGTTATTTTCTTCGCGGAGCCTTTCTTCGAGGATGGCATCATCGCGCAGGCCGCCGAGGAAGTAGTAGATCGGGGCTCTTCGTATTTCTCCTCGGCGGGCAACCAGGGCCAGCAATCCTACCAGGCTCCCTACGCCAATTCGGGCATCGTAGTACCGGGCCTTGATGGTACGGCCCACGCCTTCGCCCCCGGCGACGTGCGCCAGAGCATCACCATACCGGCTCGTGGCAGCCTGACTATTTCCTTACAATGGACTGATCCGTTTTTCTCGGCTAATGGCGTAATCGGTGCCAAGACCGACATGGATATGTATCTGTTCTTTAACGGTAGCCTCGTTGCGCTTTCTGCCGCCGATAATATCGCCAATGGCGACCCGGTGGAGATTCTGGGAGTAAGCAGCCCCTTTGCTACTCCAATTACGCTGGAGCTTGTTATCACCAAATTTGCGGGCCCCGATCCTAAGCTGCTGAAGTATATAAACTATGGCAGCACGCCCCTAGCCGTGGAGTACGACACGCGCAGTTCTACTATTGCTGGCCATGCCAACGCGGAGAAGGTTATTGCCGTGGGCGCTTCGGCCTATTTCAATACGCCCCAGTTTAACCCCAATACGCCCCGTCCGATCATCAATGGCTTTTCATCTTTGGGTGGCACGCCGATTTATTTTGAGGATGGCGTAGAGTTGAAAAAGCCTCAGATATATCAGAAGCCCGAAGTAACCGGCCCCGATGGCGCCAATACTACTTTCTTCCCAGTGGGCGGCGATAGCCCCATTGACGCGGATGCTTTCCCTAACTTCTTCGGCACGTCAGCGGCGGCTCCGCACGTAGCGGCAGTAGGCGCACTCATGCTGGGCGGCGTGGTTGGCAATTTGCCCCCCACCCAAATCCGGAAGCGCCTGATTTCCTCCGCGCTTGATATGGACAACCCGCTGACTCCTGGCGTTTTCGATACGGGCTTTGATTTCAAAACCGGCTATGGTTTCGTACAGGCCGATGTAATCTTCGAAGAACTGAAGAATCGCGTGAGAAGCGAATCGCTGACGGCAGTAGCAGCTTCTTCCATCAAAGGCAGCGGCAGCCTACCTATCGGTACCGAAGCCAGCGTGTACCCCAACCCTTCCACAGGCGAGGTTACTTTCAACGTAGTAGCCGCGGATAATCAGCCCATCAGCGTGGTGGTATCTGATTTGAGCGGGCGCGAGGTATTCCGCACCAAAGGCACGCAGCGCCTGTCGCTGACCCAGAACCTGGGCTCGCTGCCCAAGGGCATGTACATCACCAAGTTTGAGGTGGCCGGCCGTTCATCTTCGCAGAAGCTGGTGATCCAATAG
- a CDS encoding sensor histidine kinase — protein sequence MLVRLGFILYRGRNPALLFSPEYVDGYLFPLVITALISMFMHSRSFLLGWREAVVQTERLQKEMAQAEAETLRQQLDPHFMFNALNALTSLVEEEPQLAVRFIRQLSQVYRYVLDARGREVVSLTDELEFAKAYLFLQRIRYGEALQAELPDPNSVSSHLMVPPLSLQLLLENALKHNVALQQQPLHISFELNLPARQLTVRNTLRPRRLSPEETSGLGLRNLQARYAFLTNQPLLIQPTATEFVVTLPLLELG from the coding sequence ATGCTCGTCCGGCTCGGATTCATTTTGTATAGAGGCAGAAATCCAGCGTTGCTGTTCTCGCCTGAATACGTGGATGGTTACTTGTTTCCGCTGGTCATCACGGCTTTGATTTCTATGTTCATGCACAGCCGGTCGTTCTTGCTGGGCTGGCGCGAGGCCGTAGTGCAAACGGAGCGTTTGCAAAAGGAAATGGCCCAGGCCGAAGCCGAAACGCTCCGTCAGCAGCTCGATCCGCACTTCATGTTCAATGCCCTGAACGCCCTTACCTCGCTGGTAGAGGAAGAGCCGCAGTTGGCCGTGCGCTTTATTCGGCAATTGTCGCAGGTGTACCGCTACGTGCTCGATGCCCGCGGCCGGGAAGTGGTGTCGCTCACCGACGAGCTAGAGTTTGCCAAAGCGTATCTGTTTTTGCAGCGCATCCGCTACGGCGAAGCCCTGCAGGCCGAGCTGCCCGACCCGAATAGTGTGTCCTCGCACCTCATGGTGCCGCCGCTGAGCTTACAATTGCTACTGGAAAACGCGCTCAAGCATAACGTTGCGCTCCAGCAGCAACCCTTGCATATCAGCTTCGAACTGAACTTGCCAGCCCGACAACTCACCGTGCGCAACACGCTGCGGCCGCGCCGCCTCAGCCCCGAAGAAACCAGCGGCTTGGGTCTGCGCAACCTGCAAGCCCGCTACGCTTTTCTAACCAATCAGCCCCTGCTTATTCAGCCCACCGCCACCGAGTTTGTCGTGACGCTGCCCTTGCTGGAACTGGGATGA
- a CDS encoding TonB-dependent receptor, producing the protein MKRILLPLFLLLITASYVTAQTAATTLSGTVRDQSGRALPGVNVFLKTTFDGASTDSLGHFRFSTKQAGTLPLVVTLLGYQLQEQAVVLDGKPQRFAFTLKEVRNQLGAVTITSGTFEAGGDKRNTVFSARDVVTTAGASADVAGALNTMPGTTRNGEEGRLFVRGGAAGETRQYLDGVPLQSPYNASVSGVPARGRFSPMLFKGMAFSTGGYSAEYGQALSAIVALQSEDLAPETQTGISLLSLGALSLSHQQRYERSSVAVTGDYMNMRPYFGLVPQRLLTAFQSSGGSIALRQRTGEAGMVKAYGAFNQQHIGVQQPEAGWEHGRPVHLEANNVYLNTTFRSPLRRGWSVQTGAAATRDVQTARIAVRDTQTQQVSDQARHELEQSVVGRMVLTNDSASAYWNVKLGVEGLAQSNQQRYEFSPQDTVFRFSEQRLATFAESGIAFTNKLVGRVGSRAEYSAILNRWNVAPRVALAYQVNEKTQLSGAWGYFYQTPGSDILLRAENPQRLRFERAQHFQLTYLRSHNDRTLRVEAYAKTYAHLVRFTENAPQSLLTPYDPASYRSTGRGYANGVDILWRDRKTVKNADYWVSYGFLETRRQQRLDPVLAVPTFAARHNLSVVGKYWFSKLHTQVGATYTYNSPRAFHNPNEADGYNQGRLPSFQDLSLNASYVTTLWKNLTIVHVSCTNVLGRENVFGYRYAAAPDANGVYSGTAVRPSAPRMVFVALLISINKKRPADIDTAPE; encoded by the coding sequence ATGAAACGCATCCTGCTTCCGCTGTTTTTATTGCTGATTACCGCCAGCTACGTAACCGCCCAAACAGCCGCTACCACGCTGAGTGGCACTGTTCGCGACCAGAGCGGACGGGCACTGCCGGGCGTCAACGTATTTCTGAAAACAACCTTCGATGGCGCCAGCACCGACTCACTAGGGCATTTTCGCTTCAGCACGAAACAGGCCGGCACCCTTCCGCTGGTTGTTACGCTGCTCGGCTACCAACTTCAGGAGCAAGCCGTGGTGCTTGACGGTAAACCGCAGCGCTTCGCTTTCACGCTGAAGGAAGTTCGCAACCAACTCGGCGCCGTAACCATCACATCGGGCACATTCGAGGCCGGCGGCGACAAGCGCAACACCGTCTTTTCGGCCCGCGACGTGGTAACTACGGCCGGCGCCTCGGCCGATGTGGCGGGTGCGCTGAACACCATGCCTGGCACCACCCGCAACGGGGAGGAAGGTCGCTTGTTTGTGCGCGGCGGCGCGGCCGGCGAAACCCGCCAATACCTGGATGGGGTGCCCTTGCAAAGCCCCTACAATGCCAGCGTATCCGGGGTGCCGGCTAGGGGGCGTTTTTCACCCATGCTGTTCAAGGGCATGGCCTTTAGCACGGGCGGCTACTCCGCTGAGTACGGGCAGGCGCTGTCGGCAATTGTGGCGTTGCAGTCCGAAGATTTGGCCCCCGAGACGCAGACCGGTATTTCGCTGCTGTCGTTGGGGGCGCTGAGCTTGTCGCACCAGCAGCGCTACGAGCGCTCGTCGGTGGCCGTAACGGGCGACTACATGAATATGCGGCCTTATTTCGGGCTGGTGCCTCAGCGGCTGCTCACAGCATTTCAATCGTCGGGCGGCTCAATAGCATTGCGCCAGCGTACGGGTGAAGCGGGCATGGTGAAGGCTTATGGCGCGTTCAATCAGCAGCACATCGGCGTGCAACAGCCCGAAGCCGGGTGGGAGCACGGCCGGCCCGTGCATCTGGAGGCCAACAATGTGTACTTGAATACCACTTTCCGCAGCCCATTGCGGCGGGGCTGGTCGGTGCAGACGGGTGCGGCAGCTACTCGGGATGTGCAAACGGCCCGCATTGCCGTCCGCGACACGCAAACTCAGCAAGTAAGCGACCAAGCCCGGCACGAGCTAGAGCAGTCGGTAGTGGGGCGCATGGTGCTCACCAACGACTCGGCCAGCGCTTATTGGAACGTTAAGCTGGGCGTAGAGGGTCTCGCGCAAAGCAACCAACAGCGCTACGAATTTTCCCCCCAGGATACTGTGTTTCGCTTTTCGGAGCAGCGTTTGGCCACGTTTGCTGAATCCGGTATTGCCTTCACCAACAAGCTCGTGGGCCGGGTAGGTAGCCGGGCCGAGTACTCAGCAATACTGAACCGATGGAATGTCGCGCCTCGCGTGGCGCTGGCCTATCAGGTGAATGAAAAAACGCAGCTGTCGGGCGCTTGGGGCTACTTCTACCAAACTCCCGGCAGCGACATACTGCTGCGGGCCGAGAATCCACAACGGCTGCGCTTCGAGCGGGCCCAGCATTTTCAGCTCACGTATCTGCGCAGCCACAACGACCGCACGCTGCGGGTTGAAGCCTACGCCAAAACCTACGCTCACCTCGTCCGCTTCACTGAAAATGCCCCCCAAAGCCTACTCACGCCTTATGATCCAGCTTCGTACCGCAGCACGGGCCGCGGCTACGCCAACGGCGTGGATATCCTGTGGCGCGACCGCAAAACCGTCAAGAATGCTGATTACTGGGTAAGCTACGGCTTCCTGGAAACGCGCCGGCAGCAGCGCCTCGACCCGGTGCTGGCGGTGCCTACCTTCGCCGCACGGCACAACCTATCGGTGGTGGGCAAATATTGGTTCTCGAAGCTGCACACGCAGGTAGGCGCCACCTATACCTACAATAGCCCCCGCGCTTTCCACAATCCGAATGAAGCCGATGGCTACAATCAGGGCCGCTTGCCCAGCTTCCAGGATCTCAGCCTGAACGCCAGCTATGTCACTACGCTCTGGAAAAACCTGACCATCGTGCATGTGTCGTGCACCAATGTGCTGGGGCGCGAGAATGTATTTGGCTACCGCTACGCTGCTGCGCCGGACGCGAATGGCGTGTATAGCGGCACGGCCGTGCGGCCATCGGCCCCGCGCATGGTGTTCGTGGCGCTGCTCATCTCCATCAACAAAAAGCGCCCCGCCGATATCGACACGGCCCCGGAGTAA
- a CDS encoding GNAT family N-acetyltransferase, with protein sequence MTLSWTSKQFNDLSLAELYELLQLRSEVFVVEQACAFQDIDGQDMAAYHLLGHTSDGKLAAYARLFDAGIAYEEVSIGRVIVAPAFRRFGLGQELMRQAIAHCEQHFAPQPIKIGAQQYLEKFYGGFGFVQCGEMYLEDGIPHIPMRRS encoded by the coding sequence ATGACGTTATCCTGGACCAGCAAGCAATTCAACGATTTATCTCTAGCCGAATTGTACGAACTGCTGCAACTCCGCAGCGAAGTATTTGTAGTGGAGCAAGCCTGCGCGTTTCAGGATATTGATGGTCAGGATATGGCGGCGTATCACCTGTTGGGGCACACGTCGGACGGGAAACTAGCCGCCTACGCCCGGCTTTTCGACGCGGGTATAGCTTACGAAGAAGTCAGTATCGGGCGGGTGATTGTGGCGCCTGCGTTTCGGCGCTTTGGCCTTGGGCAGGAGCTGATGCGGCAGGCAATTGCGCACTGCGAGCAACATTTTGCCCCCCAGCCTATCAAGATTGGCGCGCAGCAATACTTAGAAAAATTTTACGGCGGTTTCGGCTTCGTGCAGTGCGGCGAAATGTACCTAGAAGACGGCATTCCGCACATCCCCATGCGCCGGTCGTAA